gttctccccgtgtccgcgtgggtttcctccgggtgctccggtttcccccacagtccaaagacatgcaggttaggttaactggtgactctaaattgagcgtaggtgtgaatgtgagtgtgaatggttgtctgtgtctgtgtgtcagccctgtgatgacctggcgacttgtccagggtgtaccccgcctttcgcccgtagtcagctgggataggctccagcttgcctgcgaccctgtagacaggataaagcggctacagatgatgagatttttgcttttattgcattttggaaaatatccccacttttctggaaatggggttaataTTTGCGTGATTGTGGCCTCAGTGCTTCTGCAGTTGGTCTGGTAAGTATGCCAGTAAGAGGCACAAGATCACAGCAGGTGAGTCTCAGGATAAGCTTCAGACATCCAACATTATGTGGAAGCACTGAAGGTCCTCCAGACTTCCAGACCCCCAGCTGTAGAGGAGGGCTGGTATACAGACAGTGTGGGAAACAGCAACCTTGGTGTGTAGGTGGAGATTATTTTTCTGAAAGACCTGATTAATTttgaatcttcttcttcttccctccAGGAGATAATGTGATCCCTGTCCTCCTACCTTACTGTGATGAGTGTCAGTTCTGTCTGAGTCCAAAGACAAACTTGTGCACAAAGAACAGGTGAGGACTTtgtttttgttgatttttttttaaatccaattaAAACCCCTGATCAACACAACTAAACTCTAGAAACTCCATCTTTATCACTGCAACATAATTATTTTCTGAACatatcatatacaaccccgattccaaaaaagttgggacaaagtacaaattgtaaataaaaatggaatgcaataatttacaaatctcaaaaactgatattgtattcacaatagaacaaagacaacatatcaaatgttgaaagtgagacattttgaaatttcatgccaaatattggctcatttgaaatttcatgacagcaacacatctcaaaaaagttgtgacaggggcaataagagattggaaaagtcaaaaggtacgaaaaaggaacagctggaggaccaaattgcaactcattaggtcaattggcaataggccattaacatgactgggtataaaaagagcatcttggagtggcagcggctctcagaagtaaagatgggaagaggatcaccaatccccctaattctgcgccgacaaatagtggagcaatatcagaaaggagttcgacagtgtaaaattgcaaagagtttgaacatatcatcatctacagtgcataatatcatcaaaagattcagagaatctggaagaatctctgtgcgtaagggtcaaggctggaaaaccatactgggtgcccgtgatcttcgggcccttagacggcactgcatcacatacaggcatgcttctgtattggaaatcacaaaatgggctcaggaatatttccagagaacattatctgtgaacacaattcaccgtgccatccgccgttgccagctaaaactctatagttcaaagaagaagccgtatctaaacatgatccagaagcgcagacgtcttctctgggccaaggctcatttaaaatggactgtggccaagtggaaaactgttctgtgatcagacgaatcaaaatttgaagttcttcatggaaatcagggacgccgtgtcattcggactaaagaggagaaggacgacccaagttgttatcagcgctcagttcagaagcctgcatctctgatggtatggggttgcattagtgcgtgtggcatgggcagcttacacatctggaaagacaccatcaatgctgaaaggtatatccaggttctagagcaacatatgctcccatccagacgacgtctctttcagggaagaccttgctttttccaacatgacaatcccaaaccacatactgcatcaattacagcatcatggctgcgtagaagaagggtccgggtactgaactggccagcctgcagtccagatctttcacccatagaaaacatttggcgcatcataaaacggaagatatgacaaaaaagacctaagacagttgagcaactagaatcctacattagccaagaatgggttaacattcctatccctaaacttgagcaacttgtctcctcagtccccagacgtttacagactgttgtaaagagaaaaggggatgtctcacagtgggaaacatggccttgtcccaacttttttgagatgtgttgttgtcatgaaatttaaaatcacctaatttttctcttgaaatgatacattttctcagtttaaacatttgatatgtcatctatgttctattctgaataaaatatggaattttgaaacttccacatcattgcattccgtttttatttacaatttgtactttgtcccaacttttttggaatcggggttgtaatatttgaatattttaaaTCTTGTTCCTGTCAAGGTTATTTTCTTCTAAATCTAGAAGAAAAatgcattacagcacagtgaaattccatcCATAGCTGTGTTTCTGTAAAGCTGTGCTATGATAATGTATATTATTAAAATGAGTATATCAATAGAATTGAATTGAAGATATAATTTCAGGAATGAGTAGTGTATTGTATTTCTCCTCACTGCTCTCAGTTTTCTCACTGGAGGTTTAAATAGTGACCCTGACAATAAGATTACTCACTgattatactgatttttttttttatctctctaactgtctgtctgtctgtctctctcagtgaGAAGCTTCAGCAGTGTGTGCTAGCTGATGGTACGAGTCGTTTCACCTGTAAGGGTCAGCAGGTGTATCAGTTTTCTGGTGTGAGCACTTTCTCCGAATACACCGTTGTTCCTGAATACAACGTCGCTAAGATTCACCGAGACGCACCGCTGGATAAAGTGTGTCTCCTCGGCTGTGGGGTGGCTACAGGATACGGAGCAGCACTAAATTCGgccaaagtaagtgtgtgtgtgtgtgtttcaacaaCGTTTAATAAGTAACCTGAGCATGCGATTAAATACTGTAGTTTGAGAATATTACATTTCTGATTAATCCGCTCAGCCACCTCACAGAGGACTTTAAACTCCTGAGTCATGGTGAGATACGTTCAATTTTTATGAACTCAGTGCTGTActgacacacacttttttttttttaaataaactccaTGATATGGAGTTGCAGACTTAATTTTAACCCCCCACTGCTCTGTAAAGCAAGGTGACCCTCAGGGATCagttttatttactatttatatgGTGGCAATTTATAGGTGGGCCACCTCTGTCCATGAGCTTGTGGTCAGACAGCTCTATCCACAAACCTGTGGTCACCCGACTCTAACCATGAGCTTGTGGACAAACAGCTTTATTCCTGAATCCATGGTCTgacatagcctgggcccgcccatcctaagtgtgatgcaacacgaggacctgttgcgaacttagtctggcaaggcaagctatctacagcttttcCAAGCTCCGGACtgtccagttcagtacccggacccttcttctacgcagccatgatgctgtaattgatgcagtatgtggtttggcattgtcatgttggaaaatgcaaggtcttccctgaaagagacgtcgtctggatgggagcatatgttgctctagaacctggatatacctttcagcattgatggtgtctttccagatgtgtaagctgcccatgccacatgcactaatgcaaccccataccatcagagatgcaggcttctgaactgagcgctgataacaactcgggtcgtccttctcctctttagtctgaatgacacggcgtccctgatttccataaagaacttcaaattttgattcatctgaccacagaacagtttttcactttgccacagtccattttaaatgagccttggcccagagaagatgtctgcgcttctggatcatgtttagatacggcttcttctttgaactatcgagttttagctggcaacggcggatggcacggtgaattgtgttcacaggtaatgttctctggaaatattcctgagcccattttgtgatttccaatacagaagcatgcctgtatgtgatgcagtgccgtctaagggcccgaagatcacgggcacccagtatggttttccagccttgacccttaggcacagagattcttccagattctctgaatcttttgatgatattatgcactgtagatgatgatatgttcaaactctttgcaattttacactgtcgaactcctttctgatattgctccactatttgtcggcgcagaattagggggattggtgatcctcttcccatctttacttctgagagccgctgccactccaagatgctctttttatacccagtcatgttaatgacctattgccaattgacctaatgagttgcaatttggtcctccagctgttccttttttgtacctttaacttttccagcctcttattgcccctgtcccaacttttttgagatgtgttgccgtcatgaaatttcaaatgagccaatatttggcatgaaatttcaaaatgtctcactttcgacatttgatatgttgtctatgttctattgtgaatacaatatcagattttgggatttgtaaattattgcattccatttttatttacaatttgtactttgtcccaacttttttggaatcggggttgtatttactaAACCCTGTGGTTGTTCCTCCCCGCTTCTGTAGGTGGAGCATGGTTCTGTCTGTGCCGTGTTCGGTTTGGGAGCCATCGGTCTCGCCACGGTGATGGGCTGTAAAGCTGCCGGAGCCTCCAGGATCATCGGTGTCGACATCAATGCGGAGAAATGTGAAGTTGCCAAGAAGTTCGGTGTCACTGACTTTGTGAACCCTAACGATCACAGCAAACCCATTCAGGAGGTGCTGATGGAGATGACAAGTGGAGGAGTGGACTACAGCTTCGAGTGTGTGGGGAACGTCACACTTATGGTGGGTTTGAGGTTGATTCATGAGCCATCCGCTACAGACGTCAGCTGTACTATCAACTATAGACAGATGAGAATGTGCAGATTCAGactctgatgaaaatgtgttttaTCTCAACTAGAGGGCAGCATTTGAGAGCTGCAATACTGCCTGGGGAACCTGTGTGATTGTGGGATGGACTGAAAACAACCTGATCTTGGTGTCCCCTAAGGACCTCTTATTGGGACGAACGCTTAAAGGATCCGTCTTGGGTGGTAAGAGACGAGCAATTTATCACGTAGATACTCACAGCTTCGTAACATCTATTCATATTAAACTTCTGGTTTAAAAATCTGAAGGCAAAATCCACAACAAAAAAATAACGAATATGGCTGAAAGTGCATTGGATGTATGGATATAtccatattgtttttttttctgtgtgtactGAACAGGATGGAAGAGTGTGTGTAGTGTACCCAAACTGGTGGAGGACTACATGAACAGCCGAATCTTGCTGAATGAGTTTGTGACACACACGCTCCCTCTGAAGGAGATTAACCACGCCTTCGAACTCATGATCAACGGGAAAAGGTCTGAGTCACATAACCATAATACGACCAATAGAACTTATTTATTCAGTGGGATTAATTTTACTTCCTGCACAGCAAACTACACGTCAGATTCCCTTTGATTAGCTCGTTTCTAATCACCTAGTAATATTTTTATAAACAGTTATATTTACATCCCTTTACAGCTTACATTCTTTACGTTTTAGTTCAGTTTGACTGACTGAAAAGTTGTTTGCTGATTAAATGTGTTATAATTAAAATGAGCACAAAATgatgacagggcggcacggtggtgtagtggttagcgctgtcgcctcacagcaagaaggtcctgggttcgagccccggggccggcgagggcctttctgtgtggagtttgcatgttctccccgtgtccgcgtgggtttcctccgggtgctccggtttcccccacagtccaaagacatgcaggttaggttaactggtgactctaaattgaccgtaggtgtgagtgtgaatggttgtctgtgtctatgtgtcagccctgtgatgacctggcgacttgtccagggtgtaccccgcctttcacccgtagtcagctgggataggctccagcttgcctgcgaccctgtagaaggataaagcggctagagataatgagatgagatgagacaaaatgaTGACAATTTATAAAAAATGAAAGctgaatataaagaaaaaagtcaCTTATCCAACTTATCACTGACTTTTTCTTTCTCAGTGTTCGGTCGGTGATAAAAATGTGAGCCGTGAACCTCGAATCTCAATTCTTTAACCATGAAGACATAAAATCAGTCACCATGACAACAGACTCATTACCCAGTGGGCCTCAGAGCTGCTGGTCCTTCTGTAAAGTTTAAAGGAAACACCGTGATGAAGATGGAAACTCAGGACAGAAGATGTGTCTGTGTGTTAATGCTGAAATAAAAATCAAACTTTTTGTTGAAATAAAAAACATGAAACTACAGTCTGAAATTAGAATAAATATGACTGCAATTACAATTATTTCCCTCTTATCTTTTTACAAGCAGATCTAAATCTCAGAGGACTGGGTGTTTAATTCTGGACATTTTAAGATTGTATTCTCAcctgtaaagtttttttttttaagttactgGTGATCCAGCTCAAAAACAACTCTTCAAGTTGGGAGCCAATTTACTTTTAGTAGAAATGTccgaacggttcaaaatttggtgcatgaaCCAGAGCAGAACCCAATCCCTATTGTTGGAAAAGGGGTGTGTTCACCCTATGATAGATTGGTaacttgcccagggtgaaccccgcctctcacctgaaatcagctgggattggctccagcttctctcacgaccctgacagataagcgagATAGATAGTGGATAGAGTTTGCCTCGTACTATCCTTTAGTTAATGtcctgacctcctgcctgttgccTCACATCTGTCAGGGTGCAGCCACTTATGGACGTAAGTGCAGGAGAGAACGGGCACGTCGCCAACTGGAAACCAAATCAGCAAACAGAGGACGTAGTCAGATTTGGGTCGGTCAATGTGCAAACTCTATTTCAGAGATCAGGCAAGAAAGCAGAGTCAAAATAATCACAGGAAATAGGGTCAAGGTCCCAGGAGGTCAGCACTGGTAAATAAGGCTTGGTGTGATCAGGCACCAGGACACAGAATGATGCTTCACAACTGAGGAGAGTgtttgctgagcttatatagaggGCTGATTACTGAGGAAATGGGAACCAGGTGCACTTCCTAGTATTTGGGAGATGAGGGGTGCTGTGGTGTTTGGGAAATGTAGTCCAGAGCAACCATGTTTGGAGGCAGCTCTGAACTCAAGTTTTCGGTGGTTACTGAGAACGTCTGAAATTTACCTGCCAGTTTCTGCCATAACACATTTCCCCTGCAACTGCACCATCTCAGAGATAAATTTGtatcaaatatttattttatttaaaaaaagcctAAAATTAtccagcagggcggcacggtggtgtagtggttagcgctgtcgcctcacagcaagaaggtcctgggttcgagccccgtggccggcgagggcctttctgtgtggagtttgcatgttctccccgtgtccgcgtgggtttcctccgggtgctccggtttcccccacagtccaaagacatgcaggttaggttaactggtgactctaaattgagcgtaggtgtgaatgtgagtgtgaatggttgtctgtgtctatgtgtcagccctgtgatgacctggcgacttgtccagggtgaaccccgccgttcgcccgtagtcagctgggataggatccagctcacctgcgaccctgtagaacaggataaagcggctacagataatgagatgagatgagatgagaaagtaaaAATAGCGagattaaaggtctcattgcatcgttttttcattaattgtgcggtggtctctagtatgaatgaatgccctgtgagccggttttggtgaaaaaaatgctgtggttctcctgtttcaggctgttctagtctggtggaggagtgggtggggagagaacgacaggatttcagctcttattcatgaatattcatgacatgtaaacatatcaCTTCTgactggctaacagcactgtgacactccctacagtgggttatgggcgaggccatgactactaattttcgatgtgacaagttcgtagggctttttttgattcgctcgtttttccatctgttttctttcataggctaatacagggaatgggggaagaagaacattttcacgtgcagcatgcatacacaactcggagtgacctacagtggtgcttgaaagtttgtgaaccctttagaattttctatatttctgcataaatgtgacccaaaacatcatcagattttcacacaagtcctaaaagcagataaagagaacccagttaaacaaatgagacaaaaatattatacttggtcatttatttattgaggaaaatgatccaatattacatatctgtgagtggcaaaagtatgtgaacctctaggattagcagttaatttgaaggtgaaattagagtcaggtgttttcaatcaatgggatgacaatcaggtgtgagtgggcaccctgttttatttaaagaacagggatctatcaaagtctgatcttcacaacacatgtttgtggaagtgtatcatggcacgaacaaaggagatttctgaggacctcagaaaaagcgttgttgatgctcttcaggctggaaaaggttacaaaaccatctctaaagagtttggactccagcaatctacagttagacagattgtgtacaaatggaggaaattcaagaccattgttaccctccccaggagtggtcgaccaacaaagatcactccaagagcaaggcgtgtaatagtcggtgaggtcacaaaggaccccagggtaacttctaagcaactgaaggcctctctcacactggctaatgttaatgttcatgagtccaccatcaggagaacactgaacaacaatggtgtgcatggcagggttgcaaggagaaagccactgctctccaaaaagaacattgctgctcatctgcagtttgctaaagatcacgtggacaagccagaaggctattggcaaaatgttttgtggatggatgagaccaaaatagaactttttggtttaaatgagaagcgttatgtttggagaaaggaaaacactgcattccagcataagaaccttatcccatctgtgaaacatggtggtggtagtatcatggtttgggcctgttttgctgcatctgggccaggacggcttgccatcactgatggaacaatgaattctgaattataccagtgaattctaaaggaaaatgtcaggacatctgtccatgaactgaatctcaagagaaggtgggtcatgcagcaagacaacgaccctaagcacacaagtcgttctaccaaagaatggttaaagaagaataaagtgaatgttttggaatgaccaagtcaaagtcctgaccttaatccaatggaaatgttgtggaaggacctgaagcgagcagttcatgtgaggaaacccaccaacatcccagagttgaagctgttctgtacggaggaacgggctaaaattcctccaagccggtgtgcaggactgatcaacagttaccgcaaacgtttagttgcagttgttgctgcacaagggggtcacaccagatactgaaagcaatacacatacttttgccactcacagatatgtaatattggatcattttcctcaataaataaatgaccaagtataatatttttgtctcatttgtttaactgggttctctttatctgcttttaggacttgtgtgaaaatctgatgatgttttaggtcatatttatgcagaaatatagaaaattctaaagggttcacaaactttcaagcaccactgtatggtatttcaaaaagagcaagtattaaacggtttgtcgtggaatgacacctttaaataATTTTATGAAGGTTAAGTAATTAAGTAATAATTTTATATATCTATTAGAAATATAGAATGTATATTTATGTTATGGGATTTATATTTAatggctttattattattattattattattattattattattattatgtgcttTTTTAAATACATCACTTATGATGAGAATGTGAATTTGTACAGCAGGGGGCAAACTTGCACCACTGTACAACATTTTTCTttccttctgacacacacacactgtgtgtgtgtgtgtgtgtgtgtgtgtgtgtgtgtgtgtgtgtgtgtgtgtgtgtgaggcatgTGAGGTCTGACCTCTATGATATTAGACAGTGACGTGCGGTCAGGGGCAGCAGGTGAGGCAGGGCCTCACCGGTCATCATCCAGCCATCATGAGATGTAATGaatgtaaataatgataacaataaagatttgtccaatcatctgtgctatatatgccatttctgtatgattcaaataatttcaatcatttttgcAATCAAAATCGCCGTATTTGCCTATTTCCTATTCAATTGCAGCAAATATGCAGCGACGTGAGGCAGCACCAAGCCGTGCCTCACGTCAGATTGTGCAATCCCTTGTTAACTGGGTTGAGCGCGTGCCTTTTGCTTACTCTGTGTATGCTACCAACGTAATgctgtattaaaatgttttttatacaTTATAGACGTGTATAATATGTCCTCACTTTCCTTATAATATGTAATGTTTTCTACGTATGTGTATCACTTATTTAGTGTTAACAATTTGACATaaagggcggcacgatggtgtagtggttagcgctgtcacctcacagcaagaaggtccgggttcgagccccgtggcaggcgAATGGAATgatgtatgatgctgaagctgcctaaacaatagaaaataaaataccattgtaGTGCgtataacgtgtgggtggagcacagaggacggcaggacagagatcaaggttaacagaaggctttattgccatacttttcagtctaacaatttaaCCCAAcaatcagagacacacacacacacactgtagtctcctccggggaagctcccttccgctctcattctccctccttaaatagggcgtggtttactggggaaaacacacacaaaacacaggttaattaccctcaggtgtagcgattctgccacttaccttccccgactccgccctcctgtcacagaccggcgcttgaccacgcccccgctgccacatacccccaccgcccgactcaggccgggcgcccgtccagcccgcagccgactcccccccccttgacgggagaggaagtccgccacgaccatctgcgcccccggcctgtggaccaccttgaagttgaagggttggagtgccagataccaacgggtgatccgcgcgttggcatccttcgtgtggtggagccactggaggggcgcgtggtccgaacagagggtgaaagagcgccccagcaggtagtaacggagggcgaggaccgcccacttgatcgccaggcactcttccagtccaaaatatattcaaaacccgccaaaatgcacttgaaaccgccaatctagcaacactgcgcgcatgctgcttctcttcaacatagacatccggaagtaaggcggaaggttttttttttttaatagataggacagtgtagagagacaggaaatgagtgggagagagagatggggagggatcgggaaacgacctcgggtcggaatcaaacccgggtccccgtatTTATGgcatggtgccttagccatctgagccatgacacccccagtaaggcggaaggtagtttgtcgatgtcacctcaagacgacgccaacgattggtcaaatttgcgggaaagttgcggtgattggatataattgcaacaccgccctgaattcgcggggattggttgaatttgcgctgaagttgcaaatcgcaacatcctggaggctctgttttttttgcttggctgtctcctcactccctgtagctttaggtactaaaaatcgatccattttgtctctcacgttgcgccccccccctgaagaactctggcgccccccagggggggcgcgccccacactttgaaaagccctggcctacattaaatgaacacccgcggttataaatgcttcaataccaccgcgattgtcagtgctaaaaactgcacaacacaaaattagaaataacatgatgccttttttctctgcattgcaatagtatactaatctaaaattaaattatattgggccataacataattaggctaatagctggggtataaattccagtgtttagcactttgtggaagcctgttttctttttgccctttttaaattgaaaaatgacgagagtcaagttttgtttacctttcattctaaaggaagtattttgttaatgtagaaatctggaaatggcatttcttttatgtaataaataagctacttgataaaaatctgttctcttcagcccaatgcaaaggtgctcaattttcatgcaggcctattatgtttggtgacctttggtggcatttactgttacaacttttaatcattctgcaaataaaacaaagattcagtgacgtattgtgtgattagggatttttattcatttaagagctgttagattaatgtgtggctacataactgactggactggtagtacgcccttgttagatactttcagcattgttaactggtgagcttttttggggggggcccatggccactgcttgtgcatagggcccagaatttggtgcaacGCCCCTGCGCAGGATCAGTTGAAATAGAGAAGTGTTCTACTGGCGTCGGCTGCgctgggttgacatccataacaccctcgtcttccttctcgtcctcatggtgtgaactgatctctacctggcttaaagtggcttcgcacatccccccctcctcctcctcctcctcccggcTTCAGCGCTGGGACTGACAGCAGTTGTCAATGCTTTTAttaaaaaacgatctaacactggaacatttttaattgtagctacacgcctggagtctttctcttctttagttttctcttcgcacaaccactcaattgatgtctgtccatttttcatttctaccgcggtttttaaaaaattgatgcatttcaccgtaggtggactggctcaactgacaggtcgaggaaaggggggttaatggtcacataggccactcttcctcagaattatgattat
The Neoarius graeffei isolate fNeoGra1 chromosome 8, fNeoGra1.pri, whole genome shotgun sequence genome window above contains:
- the LOC132890392 gene encoding alcohol dehydrogenase class-3-like, which gives rise to MGTENKVIRCKAAVAWEPGKPLSVEEVEVAPPKDHEVRIKIAASGVCHTDWTLLNDCGKGVRTIPFPLILGHEAAGVVESVGPGVTTVQPGDNVIPVLLPYCDECQFCLSPKTNLCTKNSEKLQQCVLADGTSRFTCKGQQVYQFSGVSTFSEYTVVPEYNVAKIHRDAPLDKVCLLGCGVATGYGAALNSAKVEHGSVCAVFGLGAIGLATVMGCKAAGASRIIGVDINAEKCEVAKKFGVTDFVNPNDHSKPIQEVLMEMTSGGVDYSFECVGNVTLMRAAFESCNTAWGTCVIVGWTENNLILVSPKDLLLGRTLKGSVLGGWKSVCSVPKLVEDYMNSRILLNEFVTHTLPLKEINHAFELMINGKSVRSVIKM